A window of the Citrus sinensis cultivar Valencia sweet orange chromosome 9, DVS_A1.0, whole genome shotgun sequence genome harbors these coding sequences:
- the LOC102621333 gene encoding remorin 4.2-like, which yields MLNPQRAITDGQNEHEHEHYHDDDHHQEDDEPIRDIHALTPPQPPPVNRGRRREAWETSSHRSSSMSTTSEGASSENFTTMSREFNALVLAGSAIETNESDHVINNINGTSNTAHLARIGEDEIPEETNPLAIVPDHNPLDLGPGSRRVGSSVGQTDHVSSVQRVKKEEVESKISAWQNAKIAKINNKFKREDAVINGWEGEQVQKATSWMKKVERKLEEKRARALEKMQNNVAKAHRKAEERRASSEAKRGTKVARVLEVANLMRAVGRAPAKRSFF from the exons ATGTTAAACCCTCAAAGAGCTATTACCGACGGCCAAAACGAGCACGAGCACGAGCACTatcatgatgatgatcatcatCAGGAAGATGATGAACCCATCAGAGACATCCATGCTCTGACCCCACCTCAACCCCCGCCGGTGAATCGGGGCCGTAGAAGAGAAGCTTGGGAAACAAGCAGCCATCGATCATCATCCATGTCCACGACTAGTGAAGGTGCATCAAGTGAAAACTTTACAACCATGAGTAGAGAATTTAACGCTTTGGTTCTTGCAGGTTCAGCTATAGAAACCAACGAGAGTGATCatgttataaataatattaacggTACTAGTAATACTGCTCATTTGGCTAGGATTGGTGAAGATGAGATACCTGAAGAGACTAACCCTTTGGCTATTGTACCGGACCATAATCCGTTAGATTTGGGTCCGGGGTCGAGACGGGTTGGTTCGAGTGTTGGTCAAACTGATCACGTTTCATCAGTGCAAAGagtgaagaaagaagaagtgGAGTCAAAGATATCAGCATGGCAAAACGCAAAGATTgcaaagattaataataagtTTAAGCGAGAGGATGCTGTGATTAATGGGTGGGAGGGTGAGCAAGTTCAAAAAGCTACTTCTTGGATGAAGAAAGTTGAG AGGAAACTAGAGGAAAAAAGAGCAAGAGCACTAGAAAAGATGCAAAATAATGTGGCAAAAGCACACAGAAAAGCAGAAGAGAGAAGGGCATCATCTGAGGCCAAGAGAGGAACCAAAGTGGCAAGAGTTCTTGAAGTTGCCAATTTGATGAGAGCTGTTGGTAGGGCTCCTGCTAAACGCTCCTTCTTTTAG
- the LOC102621621 gene encoding pentatricopeptide repeat-containing protein At2g33680-like translates to MHTLLPANLLQPPFKSQQSLPPLKKKVPINTFSPNPKSQVAYLCSISSVSCSERTLLFNDWPQLVKISIGSGDLKLGQAVHAFLLKSGSQNDTFEANNLINLYAKFNRLDVAQKLFDGMLVRSAITWTSLIKGYLDDGDYESVLGIACDMYRSEEKFNEHTCSVILEACSLLEDRIFGEQIHAFAIKSGFENNVFVGTSLISMYFHSGCFREAENVFRGLAYKDVRCVNFMILEYNKAGESEMAFHVFVHLLSSDFEPNDYTFTNVISVCYENLGVEEGKQLHGLAVKFGVVREISVGNAIVTMYGKHGMSEEAERMFDAISERNLISWTALISGYVRSGHGGKAINGFLEFLDLGICCDSSCLATVIDGCSVCSNLELGLQLHGFAIKHGYLSDVRLGTALVDIYAKGGDLKSARMLLDGFSCKYTAEFNAILSGFMEKIADDEEDVMVLFSQQRLAGMEPDPVTFSRLLSLSASQACLVRGHSLHAYSIKTGYAADVIVGNALITMYAKCGSIDSAFQIFKGISDRDIVSWNAMLSAYALHGLGKGALLLFEEMKREGFAPDDISILGVLQACIYSGLSEEGICLFNEIEQIYGLRPILEHFACMVDLLGRAGRLSEAMNLINSSPFSESPLLWRTLVSVSKLMANSKFSILASKRLLDLEPKDAGSFILVSNMYAGQGMLDEAAKVRTTMNDLRLSKEAGCSWIEIDSKLHHFVASGKDHPESEEIYSKLDLLNDEMKLKYEDRTHLHLVLEPI, encoded by the coding sequence ATGCATACTCTTCTCCCCGCCAATTTACTTCAACCACCATTTAAATCTCAACAAAGTCTCCCGCcattgaaaaaaaaggtaCCCATTAACACATTCTCACCAAATCCCAAATCCCAAGTCGCCTATTTATGTTCCATTTCAAGCGTTTCATGTTCTGAGCGGACACTTCTCTTCAATGACTGGCCTCAGCTTGTCAAAATCTCAATTGGGTCAGGAGATTTAAAGCTGGGTCAAGCTGTCCATGCCTTTTTACTCAAGTCTGGCTCTCAAAACGATACGTTTGAAGCTAATAACCTCATTAATTTGTACGCCAAGTTCAATAGATTAGATGTTGCCCAGAAGCTGTTCGATGGAATGCTTGTTAGAAGTGCAATCACTTGGACTTCGCTAATAAAAGGGTATTTAGATGATGGTGATTACGAGTCAGTGCTGGGAATTGCATGTGATATGTATCGGTCGGAAGAGAAGTTCAATGAGCATACTTGCTCTGTGATTTTGGAGGCGTGTAGCTTGCTAGAGGATCGGATTTTTGGAGAACAAATTCATGCTTTTGCTATCAAAAGCGGGTTTGAGAACAATGTTTTTGTCGGTACTTCTTTGATTTCTATGTACTTCCATAGCGGTTGCTTTCGTGAGGCAGAGAACGTGTTCCGAGGATTAGCTTACAAAGATGTTCGTTGTgtgaattttatgattttagaaTACAATAAGGCAGGAGAGAGTGAAATGGCTTTTCATGTCTTTGTTCATCTGTTAAGTTCTGATTTTGAGCCAAATGACTATACATTTACCAATGTTATTAGTGTGTGCTATGAAAATTTAGGTGTTGAGGAAGGCAAGCAATTACATGGGCTTGCTGTTAAGTTTGGTGTTGTGAGGGAAATTTCAGTTGGAAATGCAATAGTTACAATGTATGGAAAGCATGGAATGTCTGAAGAAGCCGAGAGAATGTTTGATGCAATAAGTGAGAGGAATTTGATTTCTTGGACTGCTCTTATATCAGGTTATGTGAGGAGTGGTCATGGTGGAAAAGCCATCAATGGGTTCTTGGAATTTCTTGACCTTGGTATTTGTTGCGACTCTAGTTGTTTGGCAACTGTAATTGATGGCTGTTCAGTGTGCTCAAACTTGGAATTAGGACTTCAACTGCATGGATTTGCGATAAAGCATGGTTATTTATCTGATGTCAGATTGGGGACTGCTTTGGTTGATATATATGCGAAAGGTGGGGATCTAAAGTCTGCAAGAATGCTGCTTGATGGTTTCTCATGTAAATATACTGCTGAATTTAATGCAATTCTTTCTGGATTCATGGAAAAAATTgcagatgatgaagaagatgtcATGGTTTTGTTTAGTCAGCAGAGGTTAGCTGGTATGGAACCAGATCCGGTGACATTTTCACGACTCCTTAGTTTATCAGCTAGTCAAGCTTGTTTAGTTAGAGGCCATAGTCTTCATGCCTATTCAATTAAAACAGGTTATGCAGCTGATGTGATAGTAGGTAATGCTTTGATTACTATGTATGCCAAATGTGGAAGTATTGACAGTGCTTTTCAGATTTTTAAGGGTATAAGCGACCGCGATATAGTATCATGGAATGCAATGCTTTCTGCATATGCCCTCCATGGGCTAGGTAAAGGAGCACTGTTGCTTTTTGAGGAGATGAAAAGAGAAGGTTTTGCTCCTGATGACATTTCAATATTGGGTGTCCTTCAAGCCTGTATTTACTCTGGTTTATCGGAAGAAGGGATATGCTTGTTCAATGAAATTGAGCAAATATATGGCCTTAGGCCAATACTTGAACACTTTGCTTGCATGGTAGATCTTTTGGGTAGAGCTGGTCGTTTGTCTGAAgctatgaatttaattaacagTAGCCCTTTCTCAGAATCACCTCTTCTTTGGAGGACTTTGGTCAGTGTCTCAAAGTTAATGGCGAATTCAAAATTCAGTATTTTAGCTTCAAAACGCTTGCTTGATTTGGAACCCAAAGATGCTGGGTCTTTTATACTTGTGTCAAATATGTATGCCGGACAAGGAATGTTAGATGAGGCGGCAAAAGTTAGAACGACTATGAATGACTTGAGGTTAAGTAAAGAAGCAGGATGTAGCTGGATTGAGATTGACAGTAAGCTTCATCACTTTGTGGCAAGCGGCAAAGACCATCCAGAAAGCGAAGAAATTTATTCCAAGTTGGATTTACTAAACGATGAAATGAAGTTAAAGTACGAAGATAGAACTCATCTCCATCTGGTTTTAGAACCCATTTGA